The following are from one region of the Natrinema sp. HArc-T2 genome:
- a CDS encoding cupin domain-containing protein, with the protein MPEITSVDALESTPHAEVFDTDAPRTVRLQLEADQRMPKHRHPESNVVLYVLEGTLALTLGDDSYELEAGDVVRFDGDQDISPHARTECASLLVFAPKTDS; encoded by the coding sequence ATGCCAGAGATCACGTCAGTAGACGCACTCGAGTCGACGCCACATGCCGAGGTATTCGACACCGACGCACCACGGACGGTTCGCCTCCAGCTCGAGGCGGACCAACGCATGCCGAAACACCGCCATCCGGAGTCGAACGTCGTCCTCTACGTTCTGGAGGGGACACTCGCGCTCACACTCGGGGACGACAGCTACGAGCTCGAGGCGGGTGACGTCGTCCGCTTCGACGGGGATCAGGATATCTCGCCGCACGCGCGCACCGAATGCGCGTCGTTGCTCGTTTTCGCGCCGAAGACGGATTCTTAG
- a CDS encoding NAD-dependent succinate-semialdehyde dehydrogenase produces MDVINPATGERADTIEEQTESDVEEAIERASAAFETWQDEPIRKREELLAAAGDILRENKREYAETMTREMGKPISQAIAEVEKCAWVCDHYAEHGSAYLEADSHPSPPGSEVKTVYDPLGPILAVMPWNFPFWQVFRFAAPHLTSGNVGLLKHASNVPGCAQTIEDVFRQAGYPDGVFQSLLISSDLVDDIIEDERVKAATVTGSGPAGRAVASTAGDQLKKSVLELGGSDPFIVLDDADIDDAAETGAWARNQNGGQSCIAGKRFLVHTDVYDEFLERFVNEIESLVVGDPTDEATDVGPQARADLMDDLHEQVEASVEAGADVLTGGEPMDREGAYYPPTVLTDIPEGCPADSEETFGPVAAVYELDDEAAIVEKANDTEFGLGASIWTTDRERGQRLAREIDAGCVYVNQLVKSDPRVPFGGVKASGYGRELAREGMLEFVNRKTVWVE; encoded by the coding sequence ATGGACGTTATCAACCCTGCCACTGGCGAGCGAGCGGACACGATAGAAGAACAGACCGAATCCGACGTCGAGGAGGCCATCGAGCGGGCGTCGGCGGCGTTCGAGACGTGGCAAGACGAGCCGATCCGCAAGCGAGAGGAACTGCTCGCCGCAGCCGGCGACATCCTTCGCGAGAACAAACGCGAATACGCAGAGACGATGACCCGCGAGATGGGGAAGCCGATCTCGCAGGCGATCGCCGAGGTCGAGAAGTGTGCGTGGGTCTGCGACCACTACGCGGAACACGGAAGCGCCTATCTCGAGGCCGATTCCCACCCGAGTCCGCCGGGATCGGAGGTCAAGACGGTTTACGATCCGCTCGGCCCGATTCTGGCGGTGATGCCGTGGAACTTCCCGTTCTGGCAGGTGTTTCGCTTCGCAGCACCGCATCTCACGTCTGGCAACGTTGGACTGCTCAAGCACGCCTCGAACGTCCCCGGTTGTGCACAGACCATCGAGGACGTGTTCCGACAGGCCGGCTATCCCGATGGTGTCTTCCAGTCGCTGCTGATCTCCTCTGATCTGGTCGACGACATCATCGAGGACGAGCGCGTCAAAGCCGCGACCGTCACCGGAAGCGGTCCCGCAGGCCGCGCGGTCGCCTCGACGGCGGGCGACCAGCTCAAGAAGTCAGTCCTCGAACTCGGGGGCAGCGACCCTTTTATAGTCCTCGACGACGCCGACATCGACGATGCGGCCGAAACGGGCGCGTGGGCGCGCAACCAAAACGGCGGTCAGTCCTGCATCGCCGGCAAGCGCTTCCTCGTCCACACGGACGTCTACGACGAGTTCCTCGAGCGGTTCGTCAACGAGATCGAGTCACTCGTCGTCGGTGATCCGACCGACGAGGCGACCGACGTTGGCCCGCAGGCCAGAGCGGATCTCATGGACGACCTCCACGAGCAGGTCGAGGCGAGCGTCGAAGCCGGGGCCGACGTGCTCACGGGCGGCGAGCCGATGGACCGCGAGGGTGCGTACTACCCGCCGACCGTGCTGACCGACATCCCCGAAGGCTGTCCAGCCGACAGCGAGGAGACGTTCGGTCCCGTCGCCGCTGTCTACGAGCTCGACGACGAGGCAGCGATCGTCGAGAAGGCGAACGACACGGAATTCGGGCTCGGTGCGAGTATCTGGACGACCGACCGCGAGCGCGGCCAGCGGCTCGCACGCGAGATCGACGCCGGCTGTGTCTACGTGAATCAACTCGTCAAATCCGACCCACGAGTGCCGTTCGGTGGCGTCAAGGCGTCGGGCTACGGTCGCGAACTCGCACGAGAAGGAATGCTCGAGTTCGTCAATCGCAAGACCGTCTGGGTCGAGTAA
- a CDS encoding MarR family transcriptional regulator, with translation MFGRQLEQAILAALVDEGPLSVVDLAAMLDEHPLTVEQACDRLCDQGDIRSVGSRRYELVASGRQQLTDAEPTPSGSGRSDMSGLAD, from the coding sequence ATGTTTGGACGACAGCTCGAGCAAGCGATCCTCGCGGCCCTCGTCGACGAGGGACCGCTGTCTGTCGTCGATCTCGCTGCGATGCTTGACGAGCATCCGTTGACAGTCGAGCAAGCGTGCGATCGCCTCTGCGATCAGGGCGACATCCGGTCGGTCGGCAGCCGTCGGTATGAACTCGTCGCATCAGGACGTCAACAACTCACCGACGCGGAACCGACGCCGAGCGGTTCGGGCAGGTCCGATATGAGCGGGCTGGCGGACTGA
- a CDS encoding DUF5830 family protein: MDRDEDHTADGRTRDATITDDRVELGLALLARLEHESLSLAAVIDRIETITSDPTVTRTILDQAELRGLIERDDGIVRPKSRQYVSFEQDVITKEGDFTCKRCGSGLSTGYFIDLEAGELGPFGSSCIRKVTGRE; encoded by the coding sequence ATGGATCGCGACGAGGACCACACCGCGGACGGACGGACCAGAGACGCTACGATAACTGACGACCGCGTCGAACTCGGTCTGGCATTGCTCGCACGACTCGAGCACGAATCGCTCTCGCTCGCTGCAGTCATCGATCGAATCGAGACGATCACCAGCGACCCGACGGTCACGCGAACGATCCTCGATCAGGCTGAACTCCGCGGGCTGATCGAACGCGACGATGGGATCGTCCGTCCGAAAAGCCGCCAGTACGTCAGCTTCGAGCAGGACGTCATCACCAAAGAGGGCGACTTTACCTGCAAACGCTGTGGCTCCGGGCTCTCAACCGGCTACTTCATCGATCTCGAGGCCGGCGAACTCGGTCCCTTTGGCTCCTCGTGTATCCGAAAAGTGACTGGCCGGGAGTAA
- a CDS encoding glycosyltransferase: MKIGFFTDSYFPEIDGVTYTIKLWREELERKGHEVYVIYPDGDYEPGDREVPVTSMPNPFYAGYRIPLTRRPSTLPDLDVVHCHGPAPIGILGRYYAWKHDLPAIYTHHTPLEEYFHQSIKLESVAGLLSNLYVPVENSFLGSFDIVTASTERIDRDVEHVQLPVGIDMDFFQPTAEDWYPDRTVVGYSGRLSMEKNVSEILRAAEALPQYDFVIVGDGPYRECLEKNAPDNVDIRGFLPREELPVFYSSIDTFVTASTADTLGLSTLEANACGTPVAAADVAPFDRTIRPDNGERFTYGDRESMVEAIETCLATDRDTRAGVERYAVDYTMDHLEQLYETVPLATDESPTDVESRWRISEEERS; the protein is encoded by the coding sequence ATGAAGATTGGATTCTTTACGGACAGCTACTTTCCCGAGATCGATGGCGTAACGTATACGATCAAACTCTGGCGCGAGGAATTGGAGCGGAAAGGGCACGAGGTGTACGTCATCTACCCCGATGGCGACTACGAACCCGGCGACCGCGAGGTTCCGGTGACCTCGATGCCGAACCCCTTCTATGCCGGCTATCGGATTCCGCTGACCCGGCGGCCATCGACGCTGCCCGACCTCGATGTCGTCCACTGTCACGGACCCGCCCCCATCGGAATCCTCGGCCGGTACTACGCCTGGAAACACGACTTGCCGGCGATCTACACCCACCACACGCCACTCGAGGAGTACTTCCACCAGAGCATCAAACTCGAGTCGGTCGCGGGGCTACTCTCGAATCTCTACGTGCCGGTCGAGAACAGCTTCCTCGGGAGTTTCGATATCGTCACCGCCTCGACCGAGCGGATCGACCGCGACGTCGAACACGTCCAGTTGCCGGTGGGTATCGATATGGACTTTTTCCAGCCAACTGCAGAAGACTGGTACCCCGATCGGACGGTCGTCGGCTACAGCGGTCGGCTCAGCATGGAGAAAAACGTCAGCGAGATCCTGCGGGCCGCCGAGGCGCTGCCGCAGTACGACTTCGTCATCGTCGGTGACGGCCCCTATCGCGAGTGTCTCGAGAAGAACGCTCCGGACAACGTCGACATCCGGGGCTTTCTCCCCCGCGAAGAGCTCCCCGTCTTCTACTCCTCGATCGATACGTTCGTCACCGCTTCGACTGCCGACACCCTCGGCCTCTCGACGCTCGAGGCTAACGCCTGTGGGACACCCGTCGCCGCCGCCGATGTCGCGCCGTTCGACCGGACCATCAGACCCGACAACGGCGAACGGTTCACCTACGGCGACCGCGAGTCGATGGTCGAGGCCATCGAGACGTGTCTGGCAACCGACCGCGACACCAGAGCCGGCGTCGAACGGTATGCGGTCGACTACACCATGGACCATCTCGAGCAGTTGTACGAGACCGTCCCCCTCGCGACCGACGAGAGCCCGACTGACGTCGAGAGTCGGTGGCGCATCTCTGAAGAAGAGCGAAGCTGA
- a CDS encoding glycosyltransferase family 4 protein produces MKISHYFELESHVTGGIHESVVHQRKMLDRLDLTYTTEPTLEADVFHCNLMGPRSVWYARQARSKGVPVVANTHVTAEDFGDSFRFTNALAKPLKPYLEWAYGLADALVCPSEYNLDLIETYTDVPTTVVSNGVDRSKLAGFESLEDEYRDRYDLESPTVFLVGHVIKRKGLKTFVELARRLPDLDFAWFGPLDLSLKGRETTALIENAPENCTFTGYVDDIRGAYAAGDIFCFPTHEENEGIALLEAMAAGKPLLVRDIETFSWLEDGEDCLKVAENGVDGFEAALERLRDPALREQLGSNAVARSEEFSLEAVANQYQSLYEEVV; encoded by the coding sequence ATGAAAATCAGTCACTACTTCGAACTCGAATCCCACGTCACTGGCGGCATCCACGAGTCGGTCGTCCACCAGCGGAAGATGCTCGATCGGCTCGACCTGACCTACACGACAGAGCCGACGCTCGAGGCCGACGTCTTCCACTGTAACCTCATGGGGCCGCGCTCGGTCTGGTACGCACGGCAGGCGCGATCGAAGGGAGTGCCCGTCGTCGCGAACACACACGTAACCGCCGAGGACTTCGGCGACAGCTTTCGGTTCACGAACGCCCTCGCGAAGCCGCTCAAGCCGTATCTCGAGTGGGCCTACGGGTTGGCCGACGCGCTCGTCTGCCCCTCGGAGTACAATCTGGACCTGATCGAGACGTACACCGATGTGCCGACGACGGTCGTCTCGAACGGCGTCGACCGGTCGAAACTCGCGGGGTTCGAATCGCTCGAAGACGAGTATCGTGATCGGTACGACCTCGAGTCACCGACCGTCTTCCTCGTCGGTCACGTCATCAAGCGCAAGGGACTCAAAACGTTCGTCGAACTGGCCCGCCGGCTGCCGGACCTAGATTTCGCCTGGTTCGGGCCGCTGGATCTCTCCCTGAAGGGGCGAGAGACGACGGCGCTGATCGAGAACGCCCCGGAGAACTGTACGTTCACCGGCTACGTCGACGACATCCGCGGTGCGTACGCCGCGGGCGACATCTTCTGTTTTCCGACCCACGAGGAAAACGAGGGGATCGCATTGCTCGAGGCGATGGCCGCCGGCAAACCGCTTCTCGTCCGCGACATCGAGACGTTCTCGTGGCTCGAGGACGGCGAGGACTGCCTGAAAGTCGCGGAAAACGGCGTCGACGGCTTCGAGGCAGCCCTCGAGCGACTCCGCGATCCGGCGCTTCGAGAGCAACTCGGATCGAACGCGGTCGCCCGCAGCGAGGAATTTTCGCTCGAAGCGGTCGCGAACCAGTATCAGTCGTTGTACGAGGAGGTGGTCTGA
- a CDS encoding sulfatase, with protein sequence MDRTRQSNVLFVVLDTVRKDRLEPYGYERATTPALSRFAEEATVFESAVAPAPWTLPVHASLFTGQYPSQHGADQGSPYLDGDTTLASVLSAAGYDTACYSSNAWITPYTGLTDGFDAQDSFFEVLPGDVLSGPLASAWQAVNDNDYLRELASKLVHLGAMAHAKLASGEGADSKTPSVIDRTKSFIDDSDSDDGWFAFVNLMDAHLPYYPPEEYREEFAPGVDPSEVCQNSKEFNSGARDIDDDEWEAIRSLYDAEIAHMDAELGRLFGWLRETGQWEETTVVVCADHGELHGEHDLYGHEFALYDQLINVPLLVKHPDLEADRRDDLVELLDCYHTVLDTLDVDPETVGLAGDGAGAVARDPTRSLLADEYRAFDGAADPDAGQQAVLEGDDAGDYAFVEYAQPVIELHHLEEKASDAGIDLPDDHRAYSRLRAARSTNSKYVRADRIPDEGYRLDEDPDEESPVDPADDDVVAATERALARFEANVGGAWDDPSDVDADEADALEEADEETRDRLRELGYLE encoded by the coding sequence ATGGACAGGACTCGCCAGTCGAACGTCCTTTTCGTCGTTCTGGATACGGTCCGGAAGGATCGACTCGAGCCATATGGATACGAGCGGGCGACGACGCCGGCACTCTCGCGGTTCGCCGAGGAGGCGACCGTCTTCGAGTCGGCGGTCGCACCCGCGCCGTGGACGCTGCCGGTTCACGCCTCACTGTTTACCGGCCAGTATCCGAGCCAGCACGGTGCGGATCAGGGAAGTCCGTACCTTGACGGCGATACGACGCTCGCGTCGGTTCTGTCGGCGGCCGGCTACGACACGGCGTGTTACTCCTCGAACGCCTGGATCACCCCCTATACGGGCCTCACAGATGGGTTCGATGCCCAGGACTCGTTTTTCGAGGTGCTGCCCGGTGACGTCCTCTCGGGGCCGCTGGCGAGTGCGTGGCAGGCGGTCAACGACAACGACTACCTCCGAGAACTCGCGTCGAAGCTCGTCCACCTCGGCGCGATGGCCCACGCCAAACTCGCCAGCGGCGAGGGTGCCGACTCGAAGACGCCGTCGGTAATCGACCGCACGAAGTCCTTCATCGACGACAGCGACAGCGACGACGGCTGGTTCGCGTTCGTCAACCTGATGGACGCCCACCTGCCCTACTACCCGCCCGAGGAGTACCGCGAGGAGTTCGCACCCGGCGTCGACCCCTCTGAGGTCTGCCAGAACTCCAAGGAGTTCAACTCCGGCGCACGTGACATCGACGACGACGAGTGGGAGGCCATCCGCAGCCTCTACGACGCCGAAATCGCCCACATGGACGCCGAACTCGGTCGGCTGTTCGGCTGGCTGCGTGAAACTGGTCAGTGGGAAGAAACCACCGTCGTCGTCTGTGCCGACCACGGCGAACTCCACGGCGAACACGACCTCTACGGCCACGAGTTCGCCCTCTACGACCAACTCATCAACGTCCCGCTGCTGGTCAAACACCCCGACCTCGAGGCCGACCGTCGTGACGACCTCGTCGAGTTGCTCGACTGCTATCACACCGTGTTGGACACACTGGACGTCGATCCCGAGACGGTCGGTCTGGCAGGCGACGGTGCCGGTGCTGTCGCTCGTGATCCGACACGCTCGCTGCTCGCCGACGAGTACCGCGCCTTCGACGGGGCTGCCGATCCCGATGCCGGTCAGCAGGCTGTTCTCGAGGGCGACGACGCGGGCGACTACGCGTTCGTCGAGTACGCTCAGCCGGTCATCGAACTCCACCACTTAGAGGAGAAAGCCAGCGATGCCGGCATCGACCTGCCCGACGACCACCGCGCGTACTCGCGGCTGCGAGCCGCTCGGAGCACGAATTCGAAATACGTCCGCGCGGACCGGATTCCCGACGAAGGCTATCGGCTCGACGAGGACCCCGACGAGGAGTCGCCGGTCGATCCGGCAGACGACGACGTCGTCGCCGCGACCGAGCGAGCGCTCGCCCGCTTCGAAGCGAACGTCGGCGGCGCGTGGGACGATCCGTCCGACGTCGACGCCGACGAGGCCGATGCTCTCGAGGAGGCCGACGAAGAAACTCGCGACCGACTTCGGGAACTCGGCTACCTCGAGTAG
- a CDS encoding YbhN family protein has protein sequence MDERNRRAFLIGIAGAIAAFAILFFLVGARDVLDSLLSATPSLVVATFALALGWLAAWSLMLRTVLVALDIEIPIGKSFLVYAGAVFANNVTPFGQAGGEPIAALLISKTSDARYETSLVGIATVDVINVVPSISLILVGVGYYATTAAIGQRLETAVGSAVVLIGGIVIVMALVWRYHRTLVDRLPAIVAPRIARLGFDRFDSETLEEDIADRLGRFFENIERVATDRWRLAAVIGLSLCGWLFQTAALTVAFAAIGYDVSAYVLLFVIPLANLAGAAPLPGGLGSIEAAFVTLLVPTTGIPASAITAAVLIFRGAIYWMPVLIGGMSVSAFGVRAVR, from the coding sequence ATGGACGAGCGAAATCGGCGGGCATTTCTCATCGGCATCGCCGGCGCGATCGCGGCCTTCGCGATCTTGTTTTTCCTCGTCGGTGCCCGTGACGTTCTCGACTCGTTGCTGTCGGCGACGCCCTCCTTAGTCGTTGCGACGTTTGCACTCGCGCTTGGCTGGCTGGCCGCCTGGAGTCTCATGTTGCGGACTGTGTTAGTCGCGCTCGACATCGAAATCCCGATCGGCAAGTCGTTTCTCGTCTATGCGGGGGCCGTCTTCGCGAACAACGTCACTCCGTTCGGGCAGGCCGGCGGCGAACCGATCGCCGCGTTGCTAATCTCGAAGACCTCCGACGCTCGCTACGAGACCAGCCTCGTCGGGATCGCGACCGTCGACGTCATCAACGTCGTCCCCTCGATCTCGCTGATCCTCGTGGGCGTCGGCTACTACGCGACCACCGCGGCGATCGGCCAGCGCCTCGAGACCGCCGTCGGCTCGGCAGTCGTATTGATCGGGGGAATCGTCATTGTGATGGCGCTCGTGTGGCGCTATCACCGGACGCTCGTCGATCGACTTCCCGCCATCGTCGCCCCCCGAATCGCACGGCTCGGATTCGACCGGTTCGATTCCGAGACGCTCGAGGAAGACATCGCCGACCGCCTGGGACGGTTTTTCGAGAACATCGAACGCGTCGCGACGGATCGGTGGCGACTGGCCGCCGTCATCGGCCTATCACTGTGTGGGTGGCTCTTTCAGACGGCTGCGCTTACGGTTGCGTTCGCCGCGATCGGGTACGATGTCTCGGCGTACGTTCTGCTCTTTGTCATCCCGCTTGCGAACCTCGCTGGTGCTGCGCCGCTGCCGGGTGGGCTCGGCAGTATCGAGGCCGCGTTCGTCACGTTGCTCGTGCCGACGACTGGTATCCCGGCGTCGGCAATCACCGCAGCCGTCCTCATCTTCCGTGGTGCGATCTACTGGATGCCGGTCCTGATCGGTGGCATGTCCGTGTCGGCGTTCGGCGTCCGAGCGGTACGATAA
- a CDS encoding metal-dependent hydrolase: MYREGHSGFNALLYAPVLPIVSHVWSLRLALVGALVSVGVANIPDLDQPLPHIRHRGPTHTVWFAILVGLAAGIGTALLVPESPVAFQFGFLVGTGGILAHLAGDVVTPMGISPFAPIWRYHVTLEWFKSKNSRINRALLLVGSAALFASLLVTIGLSAVVPAS; encoded by the coding sequence ATGTACCGGGAGGGACACTCCGGCTTCAACGCCTTGCTCTATGCGCCGGTTCTTCCCATCGTGAGCCACGTCTGGTCGCTCAGGTTGGCACTGGTCGGCGCGCTCGTGTCTGTCGGGGTCGCCAACATCCCTGACCTCGATCAGCCACTGCCACACATACGCCATCGTGGACCGACCCATACCGTTTGGTTTGCGATCCTCGTCGGGCTGGCTGCCGGCATTGGGACCGCGCTTCTCGTCCCAGAGTCGCCGGTAGCGTTCCAGTTTGGATTCCTCGTCGGCACCGGCGGCATCCTTGCCCACCTCGCCGGCGACGTCGTGACGCCGATGGGAATCAGCCCGTTCGCCCCGATCTGGCGGTATCACGTTACACTCGAGTGGTTCAAATCCAAGAACAGCCGTATCAATCGGGCGTTGTTGCTCGTCGGTTCGGCGGCGCTGTTCGCGTCGCTGCTTGTGACGATTGGGCTGTCGGCGGTCGTTCCGGCGAGTTGA
- a CDS encoding metal-dependent hydrolase — MEIGRAVFLIGAFATHAFVGYVLVAGLTDADPWIGLVFGLLPDADFLFPTDWAWPFVHRGITHTPLFALAVVAGGYAVGRQQTSTIGRRVVLAVGLALGSHLAIDSLSPKGIDFLFPLRTSWSPGLPVHSPTATVLLWTASLALLVWDANEQRSV; from the coding sequence ATGGAGATCGGGCGTGCAGTGTTTCTGATCGGTGCGTTCGCGACCCATGCATTCGTCGGCTACGTCCTCGTCGCCGGACTCACCGACGCCGATCCGTGGATCGGGCTCGTCTTCGGACTGCTTCCGGACGCCGACTTTCTCTTTCCAACGGACTGGGCCTGGCCGTTCGTTCACCGCGGGATCACCCACACGCCCCTGTTCGCCCTGGCAGTCGTCGCTGGCGGGTACGCCGTTGGGCGGCAGCAGACTTCCACGATCGGTCGACGCGTCGTGCTCGCCGTCGGACTGGCACTCGGTTCACATCTCGCGATCGATTCACTCTCGCCGAAGGGAATCGACTTCCTGTTCCCGCTTCGGACGAGTTGGAGCCCCGGACTGCCGGTCCATAGCCCGACCGCGACAGTCTTACTCTGGACTGCGTCGCTCGCGCTCCTCGTCTGGGACGCAAACGAGCAGCGTTCGGTCTAA
- a CDS encoding DedA family protein encodes MYPLQLEGTPPWLESMLTSELALAVFFGICVLEGAMLLRFMPSELVVPAALALIGSSMPNVVAIVAIAVAGTTIGQFGLFCLVRRAGREYVLQKRWFPVTESRLERFDGWFDRWGAVAVAVSNTMLFVRGLLTVPAGLSEMDGRAFVALSAIGSLSFQSILAALYLLGGHLLAL; translated from the coding sequence ATGTATCCGTTGCAACTCGAGGGGACGCCGCCCTGGCTCGAGTCGATGCTAACGTCGGAGCTCGCGCTTGCAGTGTTCTTTGGTATCTGCGTCCTCGAGGGTGCGATGCTACTGCGATTTATGCCGAGCGAACTCGTCGTCCCGGCTGCACTGGCGCTGATCGGATCGTCGATGCCGAACGTGGTGGCGATCGTCGCCATTGCGGTCGCCGGCACGACGATCGGTCAGTTCGGCCTGTTCTGTCTCGTCCGCCGGGCTGGCCGGGAGTACGTCCTCCAAAAGCGCTGGTTTCCGGTCACCGAGTCACGACTCGAGCGGTTCGATGGCTGGTTTGATCGCTGGGGTGCGGTGGCCGTCGCGGTAAGCAATACGATGTTGTTCGTCCGCGGACTGTTGACCGTTCCGGCGGGACTCTCGGAGATGGACGGTCGCGCGTTCGTCGCGCTGTCGGCGATCGGCTCGCTCTCCTTTCAGTCGATTCTCGCGGCGCTGTACCTTCTCGGCGGGCACCTGCTGGCGTTGTAG
- a CDS encoding aryl-sulfate sulfotransferase translates to MTEQSLPSLERVRSEITRNRVRAALVVLILLSAAVVASASGGGVSTASKENVPDAPATENHTVVTESGRAGTITAYQPNGEVLYYNNSRTKYFDADPVEGDPLTVEYAATDTIHTEGANCGAPPCTRNVIERADLETGEVEVLYERYDYKEYAGEWHDIDRINETHFVVADMVADQVFIVNTETEVVEWLWDAQSDFPLEGGHSWPRDWAHINDVEYIEEGQMEGRIMASLRNQDQVVFLDREEGLLEDWTLGSENEYDVLHEQHNPDYIPESQGGPAILVADSENAQIKEFQREDGEWNQTWLWEDDQIQWPRDADRLPNGNTLIADTHGNRVIEVNESGDIVWEVGSSLPYEAERLETGDESEGGQSAQALDLENRTAAETSSGGSSGGGGFDVSPLAFLGDLIESILPHRIYNALLFVSPVWMGSSEFAAIGVALLSGLSWAGLEVRWQLRDAGVRFRLPVYRKGSN, encoded by the coding sequence GTGACCGAACAATCGCTTCCGTCGCTCGAGCGCGTCCGGTCTGAAATCACGAGAAACCGGGTCCGAGCTGCGCTCGTCGTTCTGATCCTGCTGTCTGCCGCCGTCGTCGCCAGCGCGTCTGGCGGGGGCGTCTCGACGGCCTCGAAAGAAAACGTGCCTGACGCACCGGCGACGGAGAACCACACGGTCGTCACCGAGTCGGGCCGTGCCGGCACGATCACCGCCTATCAGCCCAACGGTGAGGTCCTCTACTACAACAACTCGCGGACGAAGTACTTCGACGCCGATCCCGTCGAGGGTGATCCGTTAACCGTCGAGTACGCCGCGACGGATACGATTCACACCGAAGGAGCCAACTGTGGCGCTCCACCGTGTACCCGCAACGTCATCGAGCGTGCCGACCTCGAGACGGGTGAGGTCGAGGTGCTCTACGAGCGCTACGACTACAAGGAGTACGCCGGCGAGTGGCACGACATCGACCGCATCAACGAGACCCACTTCGTCGTCGCCGACATGGTCGCCGATCAGGTCTTCATCGTCAACACCGAGACAGAGGTCGTCGAGTGGCTCTGGGACGCCCAAAGCGACTTCCCACTCGAGGGAGGCCACTCTTGGCCCCGTGACTGGGCACACATCAACGACGTCGAGTACATCGAGGAGGGCCAGATGGAGGGCCGAATCATGGCCAGTCTGCGCAACCAAGACCAGGTCGTCTTCCTCGATCGGGAAGAGGGACTGCTCGAGGACTGGACGCTCGGCTCGGAAAACGAGTACGACGTCCTCCACGAACAGCACAACCCCGATTACATTCCCGAGAGTCAGGGCGGGCCGGCGATTCTCGTTGCTGACTCCGAGAACGCCCAGATCAAGGAGTTCCAGCGCGAAGACGGCGAGTGGAACCAGACCTGGCTGTGGGAAGACGATCAGATCCAGTGGCCACGGGACGCCGATCGGCTTCCAAACGGCAACACGCTGATCGCAGACACCCACGGCAATCGCGTCATCGAGGTCAACGAGTCCGGCGACATCGTCTGGGAGGTCGGCTCGTCGCTACCCTACGAAGCCGAACGCCTCGAGACCGGTGACGAAAGCGAGGGCGGCCAGAGCGCCCAGGCGCTCGACCTCGAGAATCGAACGGCAGCCGAGACCAGCAGCGGCGGTAGCAGTGGCGGGGGCGGCTTCGACGTCAGCCCGCTTGCGTTCCTCGGCGACCTCATCGAATCGATCCTTCCACACCGGATCTACAACGCCCTGCTGTTCGTGAGTCCGGTCTGGATGGGGTCCTCGGAGTTCGCCGCGATCGGCGTCGCACTGCTTTCGGGGCTTTCGTGGGCCGGCCTCGAGGTCAGATGGCAACTCCGCGACGCCGGCGTCAGGTTCCGGCTGCCGGTCTACCGAAAGGGAAGTAACTAA